The Mesorhizobium sp. M3A.F.Ca.ET.080.04.2.1 genome contains the following window.
AGAGTGACGGACGTCATGCCCGCAACCTTTCGTTCTTCGGATCCCAGAGCGGCTCGTCCTTCTGCACGACGGCCTTGAAACGGTCGCCAAAGATCTCGACCTCGACGGCTGTGCCGGGTTGGGCAAGGTCGGAACGCAGCATGCCGAGCGCGATCGACTTGCCGACGCGGTGGCCCCAGCCGCCGGAAGTCGTCTCGCCGACGATGCTGCCGTCATGCCAGAGTGTCGACATGTAAGGCGCATCGCATTCGCCGGGGTCCTCGACGACCAATGTCACGAAGCGTTTCTTCACGCCCTGCTGTTTCTCGTTGAGAAGTGCCGTCTTGCCGCGGAAGTCGGGCTTGTCCCATTTGACGAAGCGCTCCAGCCCGCCCTGCAGGATTGAATAATCCGTCGACAGGTCGCCCTTCCAGGCACGGTAGCCCTTTTCCAGCCGCAGCGAATCCAGCGCATACATGCCGAAAGGTTTCAGGCCATGTTTCTGGCCGGCGGCCCAGATGGCGTCGAAGACAGTTAGGGTGTCGGCCACCTTGGTGTGGATCTCCCAGCCGAGCTCGCCGGCAAAGGAGACGCGCACCAGCTTCGCCCAGCGGCCGGCGATGGTGGTTTCCTGATGCGTCAGCCAAGGCAGCGCAAGATCCGCGCCGCATACCTCGGCAAGGATATTGCGCGAGTTCGGGCCGGGGAGGATCTGGGTCGAGTATTCCTCCGTACGATCGGTCAGCGTGAAGGCCGCATCGGCCGGCATGCGCGACTTCAGCCATTCGAAATCGTGCCATTGCGCCACCGCGGCGGTGATCAGCGTCATCAGATCCTCGCTGTGGCGCACCACCGACATCTCGGTGACGATGCGGCCCTTGTCGTCGGCGAAATAGACCAGGCCGATGCGGCCCGGCTTCGGGACCAGGCCGGTGACCTGCAGCGCCAGCCACTCGGCGGCGCCTTCGCCTTCGAGATTGAAGCGCGAGAAGCCGGGCAGGTCGAGGATGCCGGCGGCGTCGCGCACCGCCAGGCATTCCTCGCGCACGCGGTGCTGCCATGGCCCGTCGCGGCGGAAGGTGAGGGTCGATTCCTCCGACGTGTCGTCGCCGGGCTTCGCATACCAGGTGGCCCGTTCCCAGCCATTATAGGGATCGAACTGGCCACCCAGCGCCTTGATGCGCTCGTGCAGCGGTGAGTGCTTGCGGTCGCGGCCCGCCGGCCAGGCATGGCGCGGAAACTGGATGGCGTATTCGTTGCCGTAGATCTCCATGCCCTTGGCGACGCAATAGTCGGGCGCCGAAGCGAAGGCGGTGAAGCGGCGCGGGTCGCAGGACCACATGTCCCATTCGGTCTGGCCTTCCGTCACCCATTCGGCCAGCACCTTGCCGGCGCCACCGCCTTGCGCGATGCCAAAGGTGAAGACGCAGGCCTCGAAAGCATTCGGCACGCCGGGCATCCGCCCGATCAGCGGGTTGCCGTCAGGCGCGTAGGGGATCGGCCCGTTGATGACCTTGGAGAGGCCCGCGGTTCCGAGGATCGGCACCCGGGCGACAGCGTCGGCGAGATAGTGCTCCAGCCGGTCGAGATCGTCCGGGAAGAGCTGGAAAGAAAATTCCTCCGGCATCGGATCGTTGTGTGTGGTCCAATGCGCGCGGCAATTGCGCTCATAGGGGCCGAGATTCATGCCGGTCTTTTCCTGGCGCAGATAGTAGGACGTGTCGACGTCACGCAGCAGCGGCAGCTTCCTGCCCTGTTCTTTGGTCCAGGCGGCAAGCTCGGGGATTTCCTCGAACAATATGTACTGATGGCTCATGACCATCATCGGCACTTCTCGGCCGAACATTTTTCCGACCTCAGCGGCGCGGTAACCGGCGGCGTTGACGACAATCTCGCAGCGGATTTCGCCTTGCGTTGTCGTGACCAGCCATTCGCCGTTCTGACGGGAAACGCCGGTGACCGGGCAGAAGCGGATTATCTTGGCGCCCATGTCGCGCGCGCCCTTGGCGAGCGCCTGGGTCAACTGCGCCGGGTCGATGTCGCCGTCGCTCGGATCATAAAGCGCGCCCTCGAGGTCGTGCGTCTCGATGAAGGGATAGCGGCGCTTGATCTCGTCGAGGCCCACGACGTCGATATCCATGCCCTGATAGCGGCCCATGCCCTTGGCGCGTTGGAATTCCTGCATGCGCTCCTTGCTGTGGGCGAGCCGCAGCGAGCCGGTGACATGATAGTTCATCGGATAGTCGACCGCTTCGGCAAGGCCGCGGTAGAGCTCGGTCGAATAACGCTGCATGTTCATCAGCGACCATGACGAGGAGAAGGTCGGCACGTTGCCGGCGGCATGCCAGGTCGAGCCGGAAGTCAGCTCGTTCTTCTCCAGCAGCACGCAATCGGTCCAGCCCGCCTTGCAGAGGTGGTAGAGCGACGAGGCGCCGACGACACCGCCTCCGATGATCACCACGCGTGCCGTGCTCGGCAAACCGGCCATTTTTTCCTCCAAAGTCTATTCAGTATACCGGCGGCGAAACCACCCAGATGAGGACCGCCGGCTCGGCACCGGGATTGCGCCAGCGGAACGGCTTGCCCTCGAAGCGGAACGAGTCGCCTTCGCCGAGCCGGTGCCAGACGCCGCCGATCTCGATCTCGAAAGTGCCGGAGGCAACATAGCCCGCTTCTTCGGTCGGGCGGCGCGCCTGGGTCTTGAGTTCAGCACCCGGGGCGAAGACCGAGCGCAGCATCTCGAAGCTTCCTCCGAGATCGGGCGACAGAAGCTCCTCCACCAGGCCGGATTCGCTTGTGCCAAGCGAGCGGCGGCTGCCCGAGCGTACGACAACGCCGCGCTCCTTCTCGACCGGCACGTCGTGGCTGAAGAACAGGCTGAGCGGTACGCCGAAAAGCTCGGCGAAGGCCCGCAGATCACCGAGCGAAGGCACTGAGAGGCCACGCTCCACCTGGCTGACCCAGCCGACG
Protein-coding sequences here:
- a CDS encoding FAD-dependent oxidoreductase codes for the protein MAGLPSTARVVIIGGGVVGASSLYHLCKAGWTDCVLLEKNELTSGSTWHAAGNVPTFSSSWSLMNMQRYSTELYRGLAEAVDYPMNYHVTGSLRLAHSKERMQEFQRAKGMGRYQGMDIDVVGLDEIKRRYPFIETHDLEGALYDPSDGDIDPAQLTQALAKGARDMGAKIIRFCPVTGVSRQNGEWLVTTTQGEIRCEIVVNAAGYRAAEVGKMFGREVPMMVMSHQYILFEEIPELAAWTKEQGRKLPLLRDVDTSYYLRQEKTGMNLGPYERNCRAHWTTHNDPMPEEFSFQLFPDDLDRLEHYLADAVARVPILGTAGLSKVINGPIPYAPDGNPLIGRMPGVPNAFEACVFTFGIAQGGGAGKVLAEWVTEGQTEWDMWSCDPRRFTAFASAPDYCVAKGMEIYGNEYAIQFPRHAWPAGRDRKHSPLHERIKALGGQFDPYNGWERATWYAKPGDDTSEESTLTFRRDGPWQHRVREECLAVRDAAGILDLPGFSRFNLEGEGAAEWLALQVTGLVPKPGRIGLVYFADDKGRIVTEMSVVRHSEDLMTLITAAVAQWHDFEWLKSRMPADAAFTLTDRTEEYSTQILPGPNSRNILAEVCGADLALPWLTHQETTIAGRWAKLVRVSFAGELGWEIHTKVADTLTVFDAIWAAGQKHGLKPFGMYALDSLRLEKGYRAWKGDLSTDYSILQGGLERFVKWDKPDFRGKTALLNEKQQGVKKRFVTLVVEDPGECDAPYMSTLWHDGSIVGETTSGGWGHRVGKSIALGMLRSDLAQPGTAVEVEIFGDRFKAVVQKDEPLWDPKNERLRA
- a CDS encoding XRE family transcriptional regulator gives rise to the protein MASTAVSPEQDNGERLLAGDIRALRKARGLTLAEIALRLGRSVGWVSQVERGLSVPSLGDLRAFAELFGVPLSLFFSHDVPVEKERGVVVRSGSRRSLGTSESGLVEELLSPDLGGSFEMLRSVFAPGAELKTQARRPTEEAGYVASGTFEIEIGGVWHRLGEGDSFRFEGKPFRWRNPGAEPAVLIWVVSPPVY